The proteins below are encoded in one region of Sedimentibacter sp. zth1:
- a CDS encoding glycosyl hydrolase family 18 protein, whose protein sequence is MRKSKIFILIVLSILIILGVVFIINSINDNEIIQQANLYIENGIYNYDDLLLSDDKMYISMDCIKANDLLDLHWDKDYNKLSIFKNYNNITISYNNDNATYIDCLYLTEDVLKVFNDTLYLNATFLKNNLINSMFVDNNSKNIIISNIEKQYRAKIKTSLKFWTSSDNSEEYTIKRNDIFYIYDKQISNMLLCRNTNGNIGYVLKKNIVPYITIEETTYTKPHRKESITMSWDLVNKKISNFVEFDIPQVIDVLAPTWYELVDNEDYFLDYSNVEYTSYVQSTGKKLWATFNNNFDKELTSKLLNNAYKRSKIVDKVIQITKEKGYNGINIDFENVYLKDKDVYSAFIKELYCKCLTEKITLSVDVAVLSSSETWSMFLDRKAIGEYSDYVVLMAYDQNVSGVSGSVGSIPWIEYGVENLLESVNDGKVILAVPFYTRLWEESMEDDALVVKSTSLKISTAEKLLDELGIELSYDVTTGQNYGEKMIDGVRCRVWNEDETSLSNRMEIVKKYNLVGKGVWAFNFGTEEMWQSLE, encoded by the coding sequence ATATTTATTTTAATAGTATTGAGTATTCTAATAATTCTAGGAGTAGTTTTTATAATAAATTCTATAAATGACAATGAAATTATACAACAAGCAAACCTATATATTGAAAATGGAATATATAATTATGATGATTTACTATTAAGTGATGACAAAATGTATATATCTATGGATTGCATTAAAGCAAATGATTTACTTGATTTACATTGGGACAAGGATTATAACAAGTTATCAATATTTAAAAATTATAATAATATTACTATTAGTTATAATAATGACAATGCAACATATATAGATTGTTTATATTTAACTGAGGATGTGTTGAAGGTTTTTAACGATACATTATATCTTAATGCTACTTTCTTGAAAAACAACTTAATAAATAGCATGTTTGTTGATAACAATTCAAAGAATATTATAATAAGTAATATTGAAAAACAATATAGAGCTAAAATTAAAACATCGCTGAAATTTTGGACAAGCTCTGATAATTCAGAAGAATATACTATTAAAAGAAATGATATATTCTATATATATGATAAGCAAATATCAAATATGTTATTATGCAGAAATACTAATGGAAATATAGGGTATGTATTAAAGAAAAACATTGTACCATATATTACTATTGAAGAAACAACATACACAAAACCACATAGAAAAGAAAGCATTACTATGTCTTGGGATTTGGTAAATAAAAAAATAAGTAATTTTGTGGAATTTGATATTCCACAAGTTATAGATGTATTGGCACCAACATGGTATGAGTTAGTTGATAATGAAGACTACTTTTTAGATTATTCAAATGTTGAATATACAAGTTATGTACAAAGTACAGGGAAAAAACTGTGGGCAACATTTAATAATAACTTCGATAAAGAACTTACAAGTAAGTTATTAAACAATGCATATAAAAGAAGTAAAATTGTTGATAAAGTAATACAGATAACAAAAGAAAAAGGATATAATGGTATAAATATCGATTTCGAAAATGTATATCTAAAAGACAAAGATGTATATAGTGCTTTTATAAAAGAACTGTATTGCAAGTGCTTAACTGAAAAGATTACATTATCTGTAGATGTTGCGGTACTTTCAAGTTCTGAAACTTGGTCGATGTTTTTAGATAGAAAAGCAATAGGAGAATATTCAGATTATGTGGTACTAATGGCATACGATCAAAATGTAAGTGGAGTATCTGGTTCAGTTGGTTCAATACCATGGATTGAATATGGTGTTGAAAATTTACTTGAAAGTGTTAATGATGGAAAGGTAATATTAGCAGTTCCTTTTTATACGAGACTATGGGAAGAATCAATGGAAGATGATGCACTTGTTGTAAAATCAACATCTCTTAAAATAAGTACAGCAGAAAAATTGCTAGATGAATTAGGTATTGAGTTATCATATGATGTAACAACAGGTCAAAACTATGGTGAAAAGATGATTGATGGCGTTAGGTGTAGAGTATGGAATGAAGATGAAACGTCTCTTAGTAAT